One Candidatus Nezhaarchaeales archaeon DNA segment encodes these proteins:
- a CDS encoding aspartyl protease family protein translates to MGHIWVDVKLLNPLTGDGIESRALVDTDATFTVIPREVYERLNLKVFGRKEVETATGLVELDESFAVLEVKEKRGVTPILISEDLKDILIGTLSLEALGLAVDPTTGELKEARILLL, encoded by the coding sequence ATGGGTCATATCTGGGTCGACGTCAAGTTGTTGAATCCCTTAACGGGTGATGGGATCGAATCCAGGGCGCTTGTGGATACCGATGCGACCTTCACGGTCATACCGCGCGAGGTTTATGAAAGGCTGAACCTCAAGGTCTTCGGGAGGAAGGAGGTTGAAACCGCCACGGGGCTTGTGGAGCTCGATGAGAGCTTCGCCGTCTTGGAGGTGAAGGAAAAGCGCGGTGTAACGCCCATCTTGATCTCAGAAGACCTAAAGGATATCTTGATCGGGACCCTATCCCTAGAAGCTTTGGGCTTGGCAGTCGACCCGACGACGGGCGAACTCAAAGAAGCTAGGATACTCTTACTCTGA